The following are from one region of the Baumannia cicadellinicola str. Hc (Homalodisca coagulata) genome:
- the hslV gene encoding ATP-dependent protease subunit HslV — translation MTTIISVRRNGHVVIGGDGQATIGNTIMKGNVRKVRRLYYNDKVIAGFAGGTADAFTLFELFERKLESYQGHLVKAAVELAKDWRTDRRLRRLEALLAVADENASLIITGNGDVIQPEKDLIAIGSGGPYAQSAARALLENTNFSAREIVKKSLVIAGDICIYTNQFHTIEELTSTAEGY, via the coding sequence GTGACAACAATTATCAGCGTGCGTCGTAATGGTCATGTTGTGATTGGTGGTGATGGCCAAGCGACTATCGGTAATACTATTATGAAGGGGAACGTCCGTAAAGTACGTAGACTATATTATAATGATAAAGTAATAGCTGGTTTTGCTGGTGGCACTGCTGATGCTTTTACATTATTCGAATTATTTGAACGTAAACTAGAAAGTTATCAAGGACACTTAGTGAAAGCAGCAGTAGAGTTAGCTAAAGACTGGCGTACTGACCGTCGGTTACGTCGTTTAGAAGCACTACTAGCTGTAGCAGACGAAAATGCATCGCTAATAATTACCGGAAACGGTGATGTAATACAACCGGAAAAAGACCTTATTGCGATTGGTTCTGGTGGACCATATGCTCAGTCCGCTGCTCGCGCTTTGTTAGAAAATACTAATTTTAGCGCCCGCGAAATTGTTAAAAAATCATTGGTAATTGCTGGAGATATCTGTATTTATACTAATCAATTCCACACCATTGAAGAATTAACATCTACAGCTGAAGGATATTAA
- the priA gene encoding primosomal protein N' yields MLVINVAIPVPLARTFDYLLLPNIGIKAVVGARVRVPFGHRQVIGIITAINSHSQLALDKLKYVTEILDSQSLFSDSLWRILIWSISYYHYPVGLILFQALPVLIRQGQPAILQWLSVTKEDSIIAPKSAPTSLTTKLLSKPQFYSHQVSNLQLYNDWRTVFRINSQQFKLNVEQATAVLAISNQDEQYVVWLLAGVTGAGKTEVYLTVLENILFKGKQALVLVPEIGLTPQIIARFRERFHAPVEVLHSRLNNKERLTVWLKVRRGDSAIIIGTRSALFAPFTRLGLIVIDEEHDCSYKQHNGWRYNARDLAVFRAREENVPIILGTATPALETIYNVQQKKYHQLTLGKRVNNAQLASQQLIDLKGQHLNNGLSKILLTKMHLHLEAGNQVMLFLNRRGFAPALLCHECGWIAECKRCDHYYTFHQQQCKLCCHRCYSQRSVLHQCLRCGSTQLIPSGLGTEQLEKTLGIQFPSVPITRIDRDTTARKGALECFLTQVKRGGKRILIGTQMLAKGHHFPDVTLVSLLNVDGALFSSNFRAAEHFAQLYTQVSGRAGRAGKPGEVLLQTHHPDHPLLQTLLSQGYMDFAKHMLEERRQAGLPPFASHTSFRAEDYDNNKSRTFLDKLRQLLETHPQRNETLLLIGPIPALTPKCNGRFRWNLILSHPSRLHLQKFLTIIIPLVGKLSLASKVKWSLDVDPIDC; encoded by the coding sequence CATAGTCAACTTGCGCTAGATAAACTAAAGTATGTTACTGAAATACTAGATAGCCAGTCGCTATTTTCTGATAGTTTGTGGCGGATTTTAATTTGGTCCATAAGTTATTATCACTATCCAGTAGGCCTAATTTTATTTCAAGCATTACCCGTGCTAATTCGCCAGGGTCAACCAGCAATATTACAATGGTTATCTGTCACAAAAGAAGATAGTATTATAGCACCAAAAAGCGCACCAACAAGCCTAACAACGAAATTACTAAGTAAGCCGCAGTTCTATAGTCATCAAGTTAGTAATTTACAACTATATAATGACTGGCGCACTGTCTTTCGTATAAATAGTCAGCAATTTAAGCTAAATGTAGAACAGGCTACTGCGGTACTAGCCATAAGTAATCAGGATGAGCAATATGTAGTATGGTTACTAGCTGGAGTAACAGGTGCTGGTAAAACGGAAGTATATCTGACTGTATTAGAAAATATTCTATTCAAAGGCAAACAGGCATTAGTTTTAGTACCAGAAATAGGTCTGACTCCGCAAATAATAGCCCGCTTCCGTGAGCGATTCCATGCTCCAGTAGAAGTCCTACATTCTAGACTAAACAATAAAGAAAGGTTAACTGTTTGGTTAAAGGTAAGGCGTGGCGATAGCGCTATTATAATAGGTACGCGCTCGGCTTTGTTTGCTCCCTTTACTAGACTAGGTCTAATAGTTATAGATGAAGAACACGATTGTTCATATAAGCAGCATAATGGCTGGCGATATAATGCTCGTGATCTAGCAGTTTTTCGAGCTAGAGAAGAAAATGTACCCATTATCCTTGGTACTGCAACTCCAGCTTTAGAGACTATTTATAATGTACAACAGAAAAAATATCATCAATTAACATTGGGAAAACGGGTAAATAATGCTCAATTAGCTAGTCAACAGTTAATAGATTTAAAAGGACAGCATTTAAATAATGGTTTATCTAAGATACTTTTAACAAAAATGCACCTGCATCTCGAAGCAGGAAATCAGGTTATGCTTTTTCTTAACCGACGTGGTTTTGCTCCTGCGTTACTATGTCACGAGTGCGGTTGGATAGCTGAATGCAAAAGATGTGATCACTATTACACTTTTCATCAACAGCAATGTAAATTATGCTGCCATCGTTGCTATAGTCAACGTTCAGTATTACATCAATGTTTACGATGTGGCTCAACACAGCTAATACCATCAGGTTTAGGTACGGAGCAACTAGAAAAAACATTAGGAATACAATTTCCTAGTGTACCTATAACACGTATTGATCGTGATACAACAGCGCGTAAAGGAGCACTTGAGTGTTTTTTAACTCAAGTAAAAAGAGGTGGAAAAAGAATTTTGATTGGGACACAAATGCTAGCTAAAGGACATCATTTCCCTGATGTGACTCTAGTATCATTATTAAATGTAGATGGTGCCTTATTTTCTAGTAATTTTCGTGCAGCAGAACATTTTGCACAGCTTTATACTCAGGTATCTGGAAGAGCCGGACGTGCTGGTAAACCCGGGGAGGTATTGCTACAAACCCATCATCCAGACCATCCTTTGTTACAGACACTACTTAGTCAAGGCTATATGGACTTTGCTAAACATATGCTCGAAGAACGTCGACAGGCTGGTTTACCACCTTTTGCGAGTCATACAAGTTTTCGTGCTGAAGATTATGATAATAATAAGTCTAGAACATTTCTGGATAAATTACGTCAATTATTGGAAACTCATCCACAACGTAATGAAACACTATTATTAATTGGTCCTATACCAGCATTAACTCCTAAATGTAATGGTAGGTTCCGTTGGAATCTAATATTATCGCATCCTTCGAGGCTACATTTACAAAAATTTTTGACAATTATTATACCATTAGTAGGAAAACTATCCCTAGCAAGTAAAGTAAAATGGTCATTAGATGTAGATCCGATTGATTGCTAA
- the hslU gene encoding HslU--HslV peptidase ATPase subunit — protein sequence MSHMTPSEIVNELDDYIIGQHNAKRAVAIALRNRWRRMQLDETLRHEVTPKNILMIGPTGVGKTEIARRLAKLANAPFIKVEATKFTEVGYVGKEVDSIIRDLTDAAVKMVRLQSMEKNRFRAEERAEERILDVLIPQPTPNNWDKIEENNSSEPSSTRQHFRKKLREGQLNEKEIEINLAATPIGVEIMAPPGMEEMTNQLQSMFKNLAGQKQKSRKMKIKEAMKLLIEEEAAKLVNQEKIKEKAIEAVEQNGIVFIDEIDKICKRGDVSGPDVSSEGVQRDLLPLVEGCTVSTKHGMVKTDYILFIASGAFQVASPSDLIPELQGRLPIRVELEALTPKDFQLILTEPNASLTMQYIALMATEGVSISFTEDGIKRIAETAWQVNERTENIGARRLHTILELLMEDISYDASEWHGKTISIDADYVRSHLDDLVSDEDFSRFIL from the coding sequence ATGTCTCACATGACTCCAAGCGAAATCGTTAATGAACTAGATGACTATATTATTGGCCAGCATAATGCTAAAAGAGCAGTAGCCATCGCGTTGCGTAATCGCTGGCGTCGTATGCAGCTAGACGAAACATTACGTCATGAAGTCACACCAAAAAATATTCTGATGATTGGTCCTACTGGCGTAGGTAAGACAGAAATAGCACGACGATTAGCTAAACTAGCTAACGCACCATTTATTAAGGTAGAAGCTACAAAATTCACTGAAGTAGGCTATGTAGGTAAGGAAGTAGATTCTATTATCCGTGATTTAACTGATGCGGCCGTAAAAATGGTACGTCTACAATCGATGGAAAAAAATCGCTTTCGCGCGGAAGAAAGAGCTGAAGAGCGGATACTAGATGTTTTAATCCCGCAACCAACCCCGAACAATTGGGACAAAATAGAAGAAAATAATAGCAGTGAGCCTTCAAGTACCCGCCAGCATTTTCGCAAAAAATTACGTGAAGGCCAGCTCAATGAAAAAGAAATTGAGATTAATTTAGCTGCAACGCCTATTGGTGTTGAAATTATGGCTCCTCCAGGCATGGAAGAGATGACAAATCAGCTACAGTCTATGTTTAAAAATTTAGCTGGTCAAAAGCAAAAATCACGCAAAATGAAGATTAAAGAAGCAATGAAGCTTCTAATAGAAGAAGAAGCAGCTAAGCTAGTAAATCAGGAGAAAATAAAAGAAAAGGCTATAGAAGCTGTAGAACAGAATGGAATAGTCTTTATTGATGAAATTGATAAAATCTGTAAAAGAGGTGATGTTTCTGGACCAGATGTATCTAGTGAAGGTGTACAGCGTGATTTATTACCGTTAGTGGAAGGCTGTACGGTATCAACGAAGCATGGCATGGTTAAAACAGACTATATTTTATTCATAGCTTCTGGCGCTTTTCAGGTAGCTAGTCCTTCAGATTTAATACCTGAGCTACAAGGTCGCTTACCAATTCGTGTAGAACTAGAAGCATTAACACCTAAAGATTTCCAATTAATTCTGACTGAACCGAATGCGTCGCTAACAATGCAGTATATTGCCCTTATGGCAACAGAAGGTGTTAGTATATCCTTTACTGAAGACGGTATTAAACGTATAGCTGAAACTGCTTGGCAAGTAAACGAGCGCACGGAAAATATCGGTGCTCGGCGTCTACATACTATTTTAGAGCTTTTGATGGAGGATATTTCTTATGACGCTAGCGAATGGCATGGTAAAACTATTTCTATAGATGCCGATTATGTTCGTAGTCATCTAGATGACTTAGTATCTGATGAAGATTTTAGCAGATTTATTTTATAG